Below is a genomic region from Homo sapiens chromosome X, GRCh38.p14 Primary Assembly.
TAAACACTAAGAAAGGTATACTTTCTTTGCACATTTTAGTATAGTCTTAGTAAATCTGCATGCGTGTataaacatatagaaatataattgtagaaaataaatcaaaacattaaCAGTGCTTATTTTGGGGTAGGTGGGTGGTATATGGATTTTGTGtttaattaatgaattttttCAGTATTGCCCAAATGTCCCCCAATGAACATATTACTTTTATAACAAGAAATACATTAAGTTTTAAACATGAGACActctgaaatttttattctttttattttgcagtgAAAGAACACGAAATATCTTTTCAAAATGGTAAAGTGATCACTTTCAATGAATGATGTAATAGGAAAAGAGAATTAAACACTGTAATTATGGCTTACACAATTACACAGAACAATATGTGCAAACTTTTGAAAATACTGTGACTAACACTTCACCGACAAACAATAACCTCAATATAACTAAGTTTCATTATTTATCACAGTTACATAAAATACAAGAGCCTATGAACAAGCTGTTATTAACAATAAATGTAGTTTTGCCTGAAATTCTTATCTATATGCAGGCCTCTTAAGCATCCAAGTTTTAAATTCTACTGCATTGTTATTGCAAAATGAAGCAGGCACAACAAAATTAAATCCACTAGCTAAAGGACtaagtaaacaaaaatagaaaaagaaaaacaacaacagcgAAAACCCTTGGGTTGTTtcccaagattttttttccaaacaaataTTGATCTCACTTAGCATTTCTGATCATTTCATAGCCACAGATTAATAGCTACATGACAAAAAGACTTCAGAAGGATTAAGCTACACAACACTATACTAGTGTTTTAAATCATTTACCACAGTGTACATTTCTTGAAAACATTCTACTACTAAAACTCAAGGTCAAATTAATTAGTTTTTgaacttttcttatatttttgaaacatatgTTTTAACTAACActacaagaaaaatacagaacACAAGGCTTCTTATACCTTGAGTAACTATATCTAGGGCAGTTAATTTCAGGGCCATGTATACTCTGCTCTAACGATCAATGTCTTCTACTAATGCCTCAAGGTTTTTGCAACAAGCTTTAACTTCCTCAATTGCAGCCATCCAATTATCATAAATAATTTTGTCATAAATTGCATCATTAACTTCTCTAACTACCCCCTCCTGCTGAGATTCCAGTGCATCACCTGAGAAAAATAATACTGATCTTGGAATTATGTAAGTACGTAAATTGTGACCAAGTAAAAAATCATCATTTCCATCCCTTCCATTTGAGGTGATTCCATGAGgagagaaaaaattgaaaaatgaatcCTTGGGAAAATCTTCAGTTACAGTTCGGATTGTTCCCCAGATCCgatgtttctgtttcttcttgatgGTTTTCAAAGTgacattctttccttcattccaaTCTATCTCACAGCCTGTGGAATACTCAATCGCAGTTCCCCTATAGGGATGGGGATCATAATATGCTAGCTTTGACTTCAGCACATAGGTCTTTGTCAACAACtcatttttgaaatattcattGGGTTTGAAGTGAAATTCTAGTGTGAAACTGAGGGGCTCGCCAGGATCTGAAAGCTTAACTTTAATATCTGTCAGGAGCTTCAGAATAGGCTCATCATATTTCTTAATCAAAGGAGTGAGTGTATCAACGTTTTTTAAAACAGTTAGCCAAAAATCAGGAATTCCCTTAGGATCCTCctcttctttattctcttctccAGTAGCCTCAAtgtcgtcctcctcctcctcctcctcctcctcttccacagCATAATCATAATAATAGTCCTCATAACCATCGTCCTCATCCACATATTCATGTACCATACCCTCCTCATTACCATACATCTCTTCATGACACATTTCCTCATCATCACAGTCCTCAGAGTCTGATTTATATTCACATTCCTCTTCTGTAGGTTCATAGATTGCATTGATGATCTGACGTCTTTTTTCCAGTAAGGGTTGGTACATTTCAGCAAACTTTCTTTCAATGTCATGAAATTCCCTCAGGAATTTGGATTCTAAATTGGCCGCTCTAGTTTGAAGCTTTTTAAGGGCTAACACACGGTACTTAACTTTCACAGGTAGACTTTCAACAAAGTCTGTATCTAAAACATAACCGATAAGTCCTTTTGGACGGTCTGCCTCTGAGTCCTCATCAGTATCGCCACCTTTTTTCCCATCTTCCCCGGACCCAGCAGCAGTATCTTCACCGTTTTCCCCTTCTTCCCCAAGCCCAGCGGCAGCTTCTTCACCGCACTTCCCATCGTCTCCAAGCCCAGCAGCGGCATCTTCACCGCGCTCCAGATGTTCCCCGAGCCCTTCCACCATTATCTGATTACCAGCCTCTTCTTGACTGGATTCTGACAGCTCCTTGCGGTTCTCTGACTCGGCCATTTTTCAAAGGACCGTACACGCCTAAGGTGGCTACCACAGAGATCGGGAGACCAAACCTCCACAGGAAAAGACTCACCGAAATATCAGAAGCGGCGGTGGTCGGACCTAGCAGTGGCGTCCGGACTGAGGGAACGACGATCCAGGCTGCTCGGGGATAAAAGATGGTGCTGAGGCTTTGAGAACCGGACTGAAGCAGTGGCGacctgggctgggtgcagagggCGGCGACGGCTGCGTTGACCGATCCTGCAGGAGAGAGCCGGAGACTGCAGAGAGCTGCAGTGGGCAGACCTCCTCCGCAAGCAGCTACTGCTGCAAGAAAAAAACGGTGCCGCAGTATGATTACGCAGCTATCACTTGCCTAAAATTTCTAGGTGCAAATAGATTGCTGCGtcacctccttccctcccacaaCTATGCTCTAATCTCATTTGCTGCAATGTAGTGACTGACAAACCCAGAGCCAGTAAATTATTAGATCTATCAAGTTTTCAACTCTGCTCACCTTCCCAGGCTCTCTAACATGGCTGATTCATCCACCTCCTCCTCGTCCTCTAGCCCATCTCCCGCAGAGTTTTCTGGAATCCCATTGCGTTCATTAGTTCATTCATCCAACTTTTAACAGATATTATACTTTTATGCTTTCCAGAGAGCTCAGAGAAAACGTAACTAAAATGTCGAACAATGAGAGAAGACAAGGCACCCACCCATCCTAAATCAATCTCTTTGATTTTAGATCGGGgacctggggaggggagaggtggaTGGTGGAAGAGCTGATAAACAAACGCTTCAAAGATTAAAAACACCAGGAATTAGCACTGATGGTCTTTAGGTGGCGTGtcagttatttaaatattctatattatGTTTGTCGGTATTTTTCACAAGCTATATGATTTTAGGTTGAAAAATTCTCGAAACATTTCCtgtgaggggaggaggaggaagtccGATGGCAGTGGGGGCGAATGAGGGCCTGTGATGAAAAACTAGTATGGTGTATACAACTACGTGACTAGTAAACATACCAGACAATTAACCACAATTAACCAGTTGCCTGGCTTATAAATAACCCCAGTCCCAATACTGACTTTCTGCTTCTCCTTCTTAATGCTGGCTTTAACAGCCgttagaaatatacatatatacaaaagccaaaatggaaaGTTATGTTTATTCTTAGAAATCA
It encodes:
- the NAP1L2 gene encoding nucleosome assembly protein 1-like 2: MAESENRKELSESSQEEAGNQIMVEGLGEHLERGEDAAAGLGDDGKCGEEAAAGLGEEGENGEDTAAGSGEDGKKGGDTDEDSEADRPKGLIGYVLDTDFVESLPVKVKYRVLALKKLQTRAANLESKFLREFHDIERKFAEMYQPLLEKRRQIINAIYEPTEEECEYKSDSEDCDDEEMCHEEMYGNEEGMVHEYVDEDDGYEDYYYDYAVEEEEEEEEEDDIEATGEENKEEEDPKGIPDFWLTVLKNVDTLTPLIKKYDEPILKLLTDIKVKLSDPGEPLSFTLEFHFKPNEYFKNELLTKTYVLKSKLAYYDPHPYRGTAIEYSTGCEIDWNEGKNVTLKTIKKKQKHRIWGTIRTVTEDFPKDSFFNFFSPHGITSNGRDGNDDFLLGHNLRTYIIPRSVLFFSGDALESQQEGVVREVNDAIYDKIIYDNWMAAIEEVKACCKNLEALVEDIDR